The Bombus pascuorum chromosome 13, iyBomPasc1.1, whole genome shotgun sequence nucleotide sequence ATGGCACTATCACTATCACCACTACCATCTGTTTCATTTCCTTTTGTAACTTCTAGTGAACTCAAGTGTTGTACTATTTGTAAAGCCAAACATGCTCTGTCTCTTGCATTATTTAACTGATTTTccttaaataataacaatttcatattaaaattattataacgattttatattattattaaaacttatcattgatgtattataattacacATTCTATAAAACAGATGTTGCTTACtcgattaaataaactttgAGATAATGTCCTAAGAGTATATGCACGAACTGTGTTTGCACATTTTACTTCTGCGACATTAAACCCATTTGCAAATCCTTTcacaatttctttaaatttttccagaagattatatttctttaaagatTCAATTAACATAGCAGGAATAACTTTACGTGGTTCATGATAAACTAATATGATACCATCTACTGCGTCTCCTCTTATAGAGGAAAGCCATGTTAGAAAGTCTGTTAATGCAGACACTTCACTTTTAGTTTTTAATGCctgtaaaagaatataaagtttaatatcaaatacaaattaaatactaattttttgatattaatgaaattttttacctTATTAGTTGTACTATCTTTAAGTACACGAAACTTGCCAATAGTTACTATCTTCATATTATGCCTTTTTATAGCTGGAGGATTAAGATCTTTATATGGCATTACATATTGTGAATATGAAGAACTAGGTGTATACCCAGCTATTTGGCATATTTCATCTATAACTTTTTTGCCTGTAGTATCCATATCCCAACCAACTAAACGATAGTTGCCTGGGCCAATACCCGTAGTAGATTTCCTTGATGGGATGGATTTCCCATTTTCCATTATTGTTGACGACACCATCTTCTTAAACTAATAATctgcaaaaaatataatatagttttctatttacacaaaacagaatatttaaaataataatatttcatattaatattctcaatagatcaatataaaaatagtccattaacgttaattttattaatcaaattcAATGTTAGATAATAatgaatgaatattaataaaaaaaacacaaTTCGATtcatatacattataatatcaatatacaTCACACATAATAATaaggattaaataattttttaatttttcattctcaatgaatttatatatattatttacattataatatcttcaacatagaaattttatcatttaaaaatatataaatttcaaaaaaataaaaaaaatgtataaatttgcGTAGAAATTATGAGTCTCCGAAGATTTCTTTTAACAAATGTTTGAAACGAACGCTCAGTTTTTGTACAAGGGCGAGATATTTTGGTACGTGCGTAGAGTAGAAGATTATACATGGTATCGGCAAGGTCGACCTTGAAATTCAATACAGTACACAAATACTTCAGAACAAAAGATTAATGGCTTAGAATACATCCAATAATATCTTACCTTCTACGACAGacttacaaattatttatcaaataaaaataatctccTATCGCATGCAGCAATTTTTCTTATCCAGAGGCGTTTGTGTAAAGAAGTTCTGTGCCAAGAACAAGGCGACGGAAATATTTATCGGAAATAATGAAACACACGCAGTCTCACGTTTAACaaacttattaatattaatcttgggaacaagaaatttatcaaaacGAGTGATATGCCACCATCAACAacgatgtaaaaaaaaaaatgacgaTCTAACACAGTTGCTATCTTGTTTCGCGACAGGTATATCTACCACTAAGGAAACTGAATGTTACATGGATTTTTGCGATTCCGTGACGTCTATGCAACACGCATTACATATCAGCTCGCGGCGAATCGTGTCACGTATGTAAAACAGATATTCTCATCACACGTGGGTCGATTGCGATTCATGTATAGCCTCGATTTCGATTTAGTT carries:
- the LOC132913450 gene encoding maternal protein exuperantia; its protein translation is MVSSTIMENGKSIPSRKSTTGIGPGNYRLVGWDMDTTGKKVIDEICQIAGYTPSSSYSQYVMPYKDLNPPAIKRHNMKIVTIGKFRVLKDSTTNKALKTKSEVSALTDFLTWLSSIRGDAVDGIILVYHEPRKVIPAMLIESLKKYNLLEKFKEIVKGFANGFNVAEVKCANTVRAYTLRTLSQSLFNRENQLNNARDRACLALQIVQHLSSLEVTKGNETDGSGDSDSAMKNTVDFIREFVQPVEMEEQEYAELKIVFERQNTLRPIFGALFRVNRRERQHASPLRRLLAEAGIEYSQLQEAWNNGKKEGLEKLIKEKLTSTEEKKIEDLLIVLEDHFDPNKKPKLRISREKNQIKMENSMINEDKENNNKCDSSIGSPDTTTPNSPLKIKSESSESSTIIAEE